Part of the Armatimonadota bacterium genome is shown below.
GAGCAAGACGATCTATCGCGCGGGCGTTAGGCGCAGGGTCGGATTGGTCCGCAAGCTGGCTCGGGTCGTCTTGCCGATCCAGTTTAGATAGGGCAGAGGACGCAGATCGTACTGCCCTTCCGGCAGGCTTGTGGTTATTCTCACGGTCGTTCCGGCTTGCCCGTCCAAAGCCGACATCGGCGCAGTGTAAACGCGCAACAGTTCGCCCGTGCCGACAGCCCGCACTTCGATGCCGATCGGGTTTTTCTGCGCGTCGCCCGGCGAGAGTTTGTAGGCGCCCAGTTCGAACTCGACCCGCAATGACAGTTCTTCGCCGCCATTAGGAACGGGTCGCAGATGCACCCAAGCGGCCTCGGAAGGGACGTTGCTCTTATCGACCAAAAACATCATGTACCAGCCCGGCGGGGCAATTTTGGGCGACCAGGGCATCGTTGCTTCTAACTGCCCTGCTCCAGTCTGACGGAAGTAGCATCGCACCATGCGCTGATCAAAATCGAACGAGTGCGTGTTGTTGCCCGGCCGGATCAGGTTGACCGCTCGAATCGGGTTGGCCGTGCCGTCAAACTGGACGCTGATCGTCTCTCCATAATCGAGATTTTCTTCCTTGGACTGACCGGTTACTCGCGGGCGAGGCAGGCCCTGCGTGATGTAGGGGGGTGAATAGATCAGCGGGATGCGATTTAATTGATAAGGGCCAAATGCCGTCTGCGAAGCGTCCGTGCCGGTCGACAGGACTCTGCCGTCGGGCAGCAGCAGCGCGGACGAATGGTAGATGCGCGTTCCATCGGCGGTCTTGGTGCGCTCGCCGGTATCGCTCATGTAGCTCGGCATGGCCGCCATGCGTTGCCAGGTCGAGTTCAGCCATCCGTTCGTGCCCGGCCTCAGCATTAGGGTATCGAAAACGATGTCGTCCCGACCCCACACGCAGTTGGCCACGTCGGGTATGCTCTGGCCGCCCAGCACGAACAGTTCGCCCGTGGGCAGGATCACACCGTTCAGATGCATTCGAGGCGCGGCCAGCTCGCTGGGTGTGAAAATCGTATTGAAGCCTATCGGTTGAGAGCGCGCGCCAAAGGTCAGAATCTCCGGGTCGAACCAGTTTTGGCATCCGTCCGTTACGCCGCCGCCCAAGGAGAGCGTTTGGTTGAGCGCTTGTTCGCCCCATTGCGTCGGGTTGAGCGCCGGATTGGGCAAGAGCACCGAGGTTCCGTAGTGGCGGTACTTTCGCAAGGGACTGACCTGAATGGCCGGGCCCCAGGCGTTGGGCTCGCCTATCTTAGCCACGTCCATCCTTTGCGCTTCGACAAACGGCCCGGTATAGACGATGTCCGCCTGCAACCGACCGTTTTCCATGAACGAGACTAAATGCAGTCGCGGATAGATGTTGCCCATGCGTCGTAGAACGCCCAACTCGTCCGGGTTGTTCAGGTTGCTCGGCAGGGCGTACCAGTCGAACCGTCCCAAGCCGTTCGGATCGGTGTCGGGCGACCAAACGCCGTAGGTGCGAGTCAGATGCGGCCATTGATGAAAATCGGGGTCGTTCGGCTCCGGGCCCGGGTTGAATCGAAAGCCACCGACGATCAGCATTCGGCCGTCGGGCAGTCCAACGGGCGTCGGATACCAGCGCCGGTCGTCCATGCCCGCCGGGTTGCCCAGCATGGGACTCCAGCCATAGGCGCCCACGTCGGCGTTTCCGGCTGGGTCGTTGTACTTGTCTAAGTTGAAAGTGAACGCGCACTTGAGGCCGTAGTAGCGCGGAGGTTCGCCCGGCGGATTGACCTGCGGGTCCAGATGCCCGCCCGCAACGAAGAGGCGTCCGTTGTGCAAAGTGGAGTGTCCGCTGCAGAAGATGTTCGCTTGGTTCAGGTAGTCGTACTCGTAACTGGACACTAACGGGTCGCGCAGGTAGCGAACATGGCCGTAGTTCCTGCGTTGGAGCATGTTGTCCTGCGGGTATCGCCAATGCCAGAGCAAATAGGGCGTGTAGCTATAGAAGAGGTCGTTGAGTCGGTAGTACTTTCCAAGACCCCACAGGATCACTGTGCCTCTAGGCAAAGGCTCGCTCATGCCGGGCGGCGTCCACTTACCGGGGAGCAGCGCGGCGTGGATGCCGTAGGTCTGATCGTTGCCGTTCACCCAACTGGGCACGCCAGTCTTATAGGGCGGGTCGTGCAGAGCGGACGGCCAGGTACCGTAGTTAAAGATCAGCGTTTCGGCGCGCCACTTGATAAAGAGGTCGCCGCCGTCCTGGCGTTTGGAGCCAAGGCCCAGATAATCCCATCGGCCCTGCTGTTGCGGCTGCGCCAAGGCCAAGCCCAACATCGCCCCCATCCCGACCAACACCCGCCAATGCGTCCTCATCCTTACATAGGTTATACCGCGATTCTGGTGCAGGAAGGCAGGGTTTTTGCGTAGAACTTCTGGTATCGCCGCCATGAACGAGCCATTCTCTCGACGCATCGTTGTAACCATGTTGGGCGCAGGCAGCGCCTTTACCGAATCGCTCATGAAAGACCTGGCGCTGATGCCAGGGAATCAAGGGGGCGAGATTCGGCTGATCGACATCGACGGTCGGCGTTTGGCGCTGGCCAAGTCGCTTGTCGAGCAGACGGTGGGACTGCTGGGGGCGGACTGGACGGTCAAGGCCTCTGCCGAGCGCGCCGGACTCTTGCCCGGCAGCGACTATCTCATCAATTGCGTCGAGGTGGCGGGTTTAGATTGCGTGCGGCACGACTACGATATCCCGATGAAATATGGCGTCGATCAGTGCATCGGGGACACGGTCGGCCCCGGCGGATTGATGAAAGGGCTGCGCACGATTCCGGTCTGGCTGGACATTTTGCGCGACGCCGAGCGGCTTTGCCCCAATGCGTTGGTATTGAACTACACCAACCCGATGGCCATGCTCTGCATCGCTGCTGTCAGGACTTGCAGCATGAGGGTGGTCGGCCTGTGCCACTCGGTTCAGGGTACCAGCAGACTTTTGGCGCGCCATGCCGAGGTTGAGTACGATGCGATGGATTGGGAGTGCGCGGGGATCAACCACCTGGCCTGGTTTACACGGCTGGAGCACGAAGGCAAAAACCTCTATCCGCGGCTGATGGCCAAGGCGCGGGACGAGGCGAGCGAGTTCTACGAAGGCAATCCAATCCGTTGCGACATGATGCTTCATTTCGGCGCGTTTATAACCGAATCGAGCGGACACCTAAGCGAGTATCTGCCCTACTACCGCAAGCGGAAGGATCTGCTGGAGAAGTATGCGCGATCCGGGTATCGAGGCGAGAGCGGATTCTATGCCAACAACTGGCCGACATGGCGAAAGAACGCCGATGAACGGCGACAAAGGGTCATGAACGGTGAAGAGACGCCGAATCTGGAGCGGAGCGAGGAGTACGCGAGCGGGATCATCCAAGCGATAGAGACCGGGAAGCCGTTTGCGTTTCACGGCAATGTTCCCAACGACGGGCTGATCG
Proteins encoded:
- a CDS encoding DUF1929 domain-containing protein translates to MRTHWRVLVGMGAMLGLALAQPQQQGRWDYLGLGSKRQDGGDLFIKWRAETLIFNYGTWPSALHDPPYKTGVPSWVNGNDQTYGIHAALLPGKWTPPGMSEPLPRGTVILWGLGKYYRLNDLFYSYTPYLLWHWRYPQDNMLQRRNYGHVRYLRDPLVSSYEYDYLNQANIFCSGHSTLHNGRLFVAGGHLDPQVNPPGEPPRYYGLKCAFTFNLDKYNDPAGNADVGAYGWSPMLGNPAGMDDRRWYPTPVGLPDGRMLIVGGFRFNPGPEPNDPDFHQWPHLTRTYGVWSPDTDPNGLGRFDWYALPSNLNNPDELGVLRRMGNIYPRLHLVSFMENGRLQADIVYTGPFVEAQRMDVAKIGEPNAWGPAIQVSPLRKYRHYGTSVLLPNPALNPTQWGEQALNQTLSLGGGVTDGCQNWFDPEILTFGARSQPIGFNTIFTPSELAAPRMHLNGVILPTGELFVLGGQSIPDVANCVWGRDDIVFDTLMLRPGTNGWLNSTWQRMAAMPSYMSDTGERTKTADGTRIYHSSALLLPDGRVLSTGTDASQTAFGPYQLNRIPLIYSPPYITQGLPRPRVTGQSKEENLDYGETISVQFDGTANPIRAVNLIRPGNNTHSFDFDQRMVRCYFRQTGAGQLEATMPWSPKIAPPGWYMMFLVDKSNVPSEAAWVHLRPVPNGGEELSLRVEFELGAYKLSPGDAQKNPIGIEVRAVGTGELLRVYTAPMSALDGQAGTTVRITTSLPEGQYDLRPLPYLNWIGKTTRASLRTNPTLRLTPAR
- a CDS encoding alpha-glucosidase/alpha-galactosidase, whose product is MNEPFSRRIVVTMLGAGSAFTESLMKDLALMPGNQGGEIRLIDIDGRRLALAKSLVEQTVGLLGADWTVKASAERAGLLPGSDYLINCVEVAGLDCVRHDYDIPMKYGVDQCIGDTVGPGGLMKGLRTIPVWLDILRDAERLCPNALVLNYTNPMAMLCIAAVRTCSMRVVGLCHSVQGTSRLLARHAEVEYDAMDWECAGINHLAWFTRLEHEGKNLYPRLMAKARDEASEFYEGNPIRCDMMLHFGAFITESSGHLSEYLPYYRKRKDLLEKYARSGYRGESGFYANNWPTWRKNADERRQRVMNGEETPNLERSEEYASGIIQAIETGKPFAFHGNVPNDGLIENLSPRCCVEVKCEANGDGWTPVPFGQLPPLMAAICESNARFQELAAEAAVERSFEMARHALMLDPLTAAVCSPAEISAMADELFSAQREHLAGYR